One Pseudoliparis swirei isolate HS2019 ecotype Mariana Trench chromosome 4, NWPU_hadal_v1, whole genome shotgun sequence genomic window carries:
- the LOC130193260 gene encoding FH1/FH2 domain-containing protein 1-like: MTPTEEEKQRIQDAQLADPDLPLGSAEHFLLSLASISALTPRLQLWAFKLNYEALEKEIAEPLFDLKLGMEQLSSNQSFRRILATLLAIGNFLNGSQAKGFELSYLEKVVQVKDTVHRQTLLHHTCCLLLENYPECSDVYSEVPAITRSSKVDFELLSENLVQLERRCKASWESLKLVTKHEMKVVLRNKLTEFLKDCTQRIIILKVVHRRTGDP; encoded by the exons ATGACccccacagaggaggagaagcagcggATCCAGGACGCCCAGCTGGCCGACCCCGACCTCCCCCTGGGGTCGGCTGAGCACTTCCTGCTCAGCCTGGCCTCCATCAGCGCCCTGACCCCCCGGCTGCAGCTCTGGGCCTTCAAGCTCAACTACGAGGCTCTGGAGAAG GAGATCGCCGAGCCGCTGTTCGACCTGAAGCTGGGCATGGAGCAGCTCTCCTCCAATCAGAGCTTCAGGAGGATCCTCGCCACGCTGCTCGCCATCGGGAACTTCCTCAACGGCTCCCAG gccaaAGGCTTCGAGCTGTCCTACCTGGAGAAGGTGGTGCAGGTGAAGGACACGGTGCACCGTCAGACTCTGCTGCACCAcacctgctgcctgctgctggAGAATTACCCAGAATGCTCTGACGTCTACTCGGAGGTCCCCGCCATCACGCGCTCCTCCAAA GTGGACTTTGAGCTGCTGTCGGAGAACCTGGTGCAGCTGGAGAGACGCTgcaaagcatcatgggaaagcCTGAAGCTGGTGACCAAGCACGAGATGAAGGTGGTGCTGAGGAACAAGCTGACGGAGTTCCTGAAGGACTGCACCCAGAGGATCATCATCCTGAAGGTGGTGCACAGGAGGACAGGTGACccatga
- the cebpg gene encoding CCAAT/enhancer-binding protein gamma, translating to MSRPPQGKATDTRHAGVSVIRAPHPPPHPGMKKPSAEKDSDEYRQRRERNNLAVKKSRQRSKQKAVDTQQRVDQLKEENQRLEAKITLLSKELSVLKDLFLEHAHSLADGPPGGGAGP from the coding sequence ATGAGCCGGCCGCCGCAGGGGAAAGCAACCGACACACGGCACGCCGGCGTGAGCGTCATCCGGGCCCCGCACCCCCCGCCGCACCCCGGCATGAAGAAGCCGTCGGCGGAGAAGGACAGCGACGAGTACCGCCAGCGGCGCGAGCGCAACAACCTGGCGGTGAAGAAGAGCCGGCAGCGCAGCAAGCAGAAGGCGGTGGACACGCAGCAGAGGGTGGACCAACTGaaggaggagaaccagcggCTGGAGGCCAAGATCACGCTGCTGAGCAAGGAGCTGAGCGTCCTGAAGGACCTGTTCCTGGAGCACGCCCACAGCCTGGCCGACGGGCCGCccggagggggggcggggccctga
- the cebpa gene encoding CCAAT/enhancer-binding protein alpha, translating into MCVCVCVCVCVCVCVCGCVCVCVCVDVCVCVCVPAHSSFSFISACLTAPGSLRCRTLIPLPAFRIQIVRFVSLRSQSPLPVSEPSAGLRALCRSQSPAGLRAPYPAWPRLDSRSASPCAPGSRSSMELSNLYEGAPRPPLSSLAPGQHPPSGYREPSDPGGDIGDSETSMDLSAYIDPAAFNDDFLADLFQHSSRQDRLKSSGDYEPVPCAAGPQHHYMANYMEAKLEPLYGHSPQRLRPVAIKQEPRDEDRIPGLPPAYQPPLPPQQQPHLQYQIAHCAQTTMHLQPGHPTPPPTPVPSPHHHPHHPQQGGLKLLEPRGDKSKKNVDKGSPEYRLRRERNNVAVRKSRDKAKSRNLETQHRVLELATDNERLRRRVEHLARELDTLRGIFRQRPDGSFKPS; encoded by the coding sequence atgtgtgtgtgtgtgtgtgtgtgtgtgtgtgtgtgtgtgtgtgtgtgtggatgtgtatgtgtgtgtgtgtgtgtggatgtgtgtgtgtgtgtgtgcgtgcccgcCCACTCCTCGTTCTCCTTTATAAGCGCGTGCCTGACGGCTCCCGGTTCACTGCGCTGCAGGACTCTGATCCCGCTCCCCGCGTTCCGCATCCAGATCGTCCGGTTCGTTTCTCTCCGGTCTCAGAGCCCTCTGCCGGTCTCAGAGCCCTCTGCCGGTCTCAGAGCCCTCTGCCGGTCTCAGAGCCCTGCCGGTCTCAGAGCCCCCTACCCGGCTTGGCCCAGACTGGATTCTCGGAGCGCGTCGCCATGCGCGCCCGGGTCTAGATCCTCCATGGAGCTCTCCAACCTGTACGAGGGCGCGCCCCGACCCCCGCTGAGCAGCCTGGCCCCCGGGCAGCACCCCCCCTCCGGCTACAGGGAGCCGTCCGACCCGGGCGGGGACATCGGGGACAGCGAGACCTCCATGGACCTGAGCGCCTACATCGACCCGGCGGCGTTCAACGACGACTTCCTGGCGGACCTGTTCCAGCACAGCTCCCGGCAGGACCGGCTGAAGAGCAGCGGGGACTACGAGCCGGTTCCGTGCGCCGCGGGGCCGCAGCACCACTACATGGCCAACTACATGGAGGCCAAGCTGGAGCCGCTCTACGGCCACAGCCCGCAGCGCCTCCGGCCGGTGGCCATCAAGCAGGAGCCGCGGGACGAGGACCGGATCCCGGGTCTGCCTCCCGCCTACCAGCCCCCGCTCCCcccgcagcagcagccgcaCCTCCAGTACCAGATCGCGCACTGCGCGCAGACCACCATGCACCTCCAGCCGGGCCACCCGACCCCCCCGCCGACCCCGGTGCCGAGTCCACACCACCACCCGCACCACCCGCAGCAGGGCGGCCTGAAGCTGCTGGAGCCCCGAGGGGACAAGTCCAAGAAGAACGTGGACAAGGGCAGCCCGGAGTACCGGCTGCGGCGCGAGCGCAACAACGTGGCGGTGCGCAAGAGCCGCGACAAGGCCAAGAGCCGCAACCTGGAGACGCAGCACCGGGTGCTGGAGCTGGCCACGGACAACGAGCGGCTACGGCGGCGCGTGGAGCACCTGGCGCGCGAGCTGGACACGCTGCGGGGCATCTTCAGGCAGCGGCCGGACGGGTCCTTCAAGCCCAGCTGA